Proteins encoded in a region of the Dendropsophus ebraccatus isolate aDenEbr1 chromosome 11, aDenEbr1.pat, whole genome shotgun sequence genome:
- the ACP6 gene encoding lysophosphatidic acid phosphatase type 6, translating into MSTWARAGLVGSILYCLHKKRTVLAEVRRSTGQLGAEGQDYELKLVQVVFRHGARTPLKPIPHNEQVEWSPALLDTPEHTHFTYKVTDLVGGPKPPSPFEERYRSHKLKGGTFPGQLTTIGMQQMFSLGARLRRDYVEQQRFLSPMFKPSEVYVRSTNIVRNLESARCLLAGLYQQQQEGPVTIVTADADSEILYPNYQGCVELKQLTSSRMSVATSQPGMTDDLKRLQQDLNIDNATQVDFFLLMDNLLAEQAHGFPFSLQYEKHLKQSEQRAIDIVSYIMGPKTGEFLKLSVGPFLHTLQSNMLETARGSADGAQSRKLFLYASHDVTLIPLLMSFGIFDQKWPPYASDITLELYQHQPSKEWFTRLSYNGKEQVVRGCSSALCPLDQFLNALSDFALSPEDHRTLCKFTEVEAAEEDKK; encoded by the exons ATGAGCACTTGGGCTCGCGCTGGACTCGTGGGCTCCATCCTTTACTGTCTGCACAAGAAGAGAACGGTACTTGCCGAAGTAAGGAGGAGCACCGGGCAGCTGGGCGCGGAGGGTCAGGACTATGAGCTGAAACTGGTGCAGGTTGTGTTTCGCCATGGAGCCCGGACCCCCCTCAAGCCGATTCCTCACAATGAGCAG GTGGAGTGGTCACCGGCCCTTCTGGACACCCCAGAACACACCCATTTTACTTACAAGGTGACAGATCTGGTGGGAGGACCCAAACCCCCCTCCCCGTTTGAGGAACGGTACAGATCTCACAAGCTGAAg GGTGGCACCTTTCCCGGGCAGCTCACTACTATTGGGATGCAGCAGATGTTCTCGCTCGGTGCCAGGCTGCGGAGAGACTATGTGGAGCAGCAAAGATTCCTCTCACCGATGTTCAAGCCATCGGAGGTCTA TGTTCGCTCCACTAATATAGTCCGGAATCTGGAGTCGGCGCGGTGTTTACTGGCTGGATTGTACCAGCAGCAACAAGAAG GACCAGTCACTATAGTCACGGCTGACGCTGACAGTGAAATTCTCTACCCCAACTACCAAGGCTGTGTGGAGCTGAAACAACTGACCAG TAGTCGTATGTCTGTCGCCACCTCTCAGCCGGGGATGACGGATGACCTGAAGAGACTTCAGCAGGACCTTAATATCGATAACGCAACACAAGTGGACTTCTTTTTGCTGATGGACAACCTGCTGGCCGAACAG GCACACGGCTTCCCATTCTCCCTGCAGTATGAAAAACATCTGAAGCAGTCTGAGCAGAGAGCCATTGACATTGTGTCTTATATCATGGGACCTAAAACCGG GGAGTTTCTGAAGCTGAGCGTCGGACCCTTCCTGCACACTTTACAGAGCAACATGCTGGAGACGGCGCGGGGTTCTGCTGATGGTGCACAGTCCAG GAAGCTCTTCCTCTATGCCTCCCATGATGTCACGCTCATACCTCTTCTCATGTCCTTCGGTATCTTTGACCAGAAGTGGCCACCATATGCTTCTGACATAACCTTAGAACTATACCAGCATCAGCCGTCCAAGGAGTGGTTCACCCGGCTCAGCTACAACGGGAAG GAACAAGTGGTGAGGGGCTGTAGCTCTGCGTTGTGTCCCCTCGATCAGTTCCTGAACGCTCTCTCAGACTTTGCTCTTAGCCCAGAAGACCATAGGACACTGTGCAAATTTACTGAGGTCGAAGCTGCTGAAGAGGACAAGAAATAA